One Tetrapisispora phaffii CBS 4417 chromosome 2, complete genome genomic region harbors:
- the LAA1 gene encoding AP-1 complex accessory protein LAA1 (similar to Saccharomyces cerevisiae LAA1 (YJL207C); ancestral locus Anc_1.127) produces the protein MATSLLDRLSGSDNKRHELFVWSISKFELLSAFHNVSKSDTEKIQFYHQSAKDTLDELNLLLRYLTSTEDANDYESHFVFIRIGQIYSLSLFILEDESPGKIFDESEFLIKILSEEDIAIYASNTDDKKKKSPSSNKTHYVYTPAKDLATTILIQIVETFGKELSSLAPLLNTLIFKYFKKMMEKSKYQHATFMTSLLRLYNALFRNCKDFVLDSTYTSKFIKLSKVVFNDIYNDLQDYPVDFISTIIELWKIHFTHDAFIKQHSNNITNGLFVKFIEAEIGIYGFSNDSSRIYTARVLSEILFDYYANKKIITLDEVWEFYTRAYVNAVSRDTTSGCFESIINFIGLCLIVDKNFLSESNYIRIFTAICEIFKSENLIDIQMDSISRSIRYLRYMHMILLPKLGESSKIMTLFNLLNPSTSNIDPDDSIASVFNNDTSDDMSINATVDTQWLTVAQLDLSRILISSLSSSFGLEERIIRQIKDRIVNLSTNEIFNIRVHSNELLKEFLTQFPQYLSETISDSLAFLTSEFKKKDKFSFAKAHGHALIIANVMEIADKDFVSFELIMRITIFTTSFIKTHTTTTSDDIYYKGISCWVLLVGLMSYSDEQYIMMQTHQLFLFWKVLLSPSFIYKNEDELYRNLEIRNHALACMLTYLNNIKIDEETGKQVSYLLTKCSNFNHSISLKSKKIDNVLLMNENRILQVYVKIHQYVKGNFNSSLLILIMKNFSNPNIYTEQTASYIASFYDDRKYRTVEEGKEEILQENTVNNLLRLNDGFSFGLSSKLTGLGISNNSLQQKKHTISNISGGWPSKDYCWYYQFEDEVLRPISQVLSYDHLSMIYDTQFDSADPVYSPKVTTSVIDSSMDIFSFVFPYLNSSIQTSVIENLNLSIYSKSATPMRRIAIAANVCVAIHNTLQIFQKQELALDEQAGKLILESIKKIEFYNDSYITKLKADSNGLIIAAVVRGLPEEEKANFVRSQTHMLINSVAETTEPYFRVFHTLSLATIFKYNSKYTQFEPIFDVIMTLIRDPHPVVHSWALKSLHVLLEKHLMIDIRTSVEIIKTLEELLTDPSYGLYGCSTLRYNYNMEFNSHIVISEIMKALTETVGPSLPELSESGALLSFKNIIISSTISSDIIFQIISSQVYENIATFKLDNILADHIFITLSKSIILNAVNIGIGSSYSNCKYTKCSELVASTSSLRAATEQFHILGQLFKLQKKQLFITDMEHLSWMYLSIYPKSKYVQEYFFEWLANCYTDDSHWFEKLYLMFGISRKNVFQRFYKAYDTLLSKKGMLITEEKDLKNEDEDSINQKERDNQNQEVYSDKVPWQTQEVILKLMEYVLKEDPKNAVLAQNVSKLINIACQASSMSIISIKNLGLNILSNILKQFSEIRDSQNPDKSILEQQEASITSSLMSAFSNGDSPRTIAVAINVAAEFIASDIVPLAHLTRISKLFVTLLSNFNDKGSVLKIEDCVIKTQKAKKKIELSALNAWAGIVKHAIISDNKELLNFINSYSDFLIPLWIISLREYVMIKYGRNMIIQSDEDNSIEGLIESKKTKVELYEPIWLNFVEVLGLLMEKDQGLILNSLNENEIDSFMFVLLTQCIEKITSNFDNHAIKGHILPVIHNILRSNVPFGILFEDSIYIEVIGILDRLILTGSTEEKIAIVDILNALIHAYTIRNTSEDEFLQGIDKLYELLRLLLNIVSDLVPFIKFNNFEGNSSNSDILSKQEIILLKKAFHVLELNISQFDDIFKLDLYTCLLFIIGRIFESEEHDILVPTVLPLLKFISMDIIMNGLNIELLHIFYGSVKPIIFNQLSKQNTIATILMLTSVGYPGFTEKETDFITNTLLESLKISETSAITAQGLKTVIKNCFSNNASKVLTFKVLKKILNDLDSVELQNESSVIFSLIFELTKAINKDNDAKLVPAIVVCISFAMWYYMISPGNHEEASSVIITIAKLNPEKFKITLASAFNQAQKKLIEKIVEESTSTKNDSSNLKSSVELKTFT, from the coding sequence ATGGCTACTTCATTGCTAGATCGATTGTCAGGTTCCGACAATAAGAGACATGAACTGTTTGTATGGTCCATTTCCAAATTCGAACTTTTGTCTGCGTTCCAcaatgtttcaaaatcagATACTGAAAAGATCcaattttatcatcaatCAGCAAAGGATACTttagatgaattgaatttaCTGCTTAGATACCTAACAAGCACAGAAGATGCAAATGATTACGAATCacattttgtttttattagaattgGTCAAATATACTCTCTAAGTTTGTTTATATTGGAAGATGAGAGTCCTGGTAAAATATTCGATGAGAGTGAGTTTTtgattaaaattttatctgAAGAGGATATTGCTATATATGCTTCAAATACTGATgataagaagaaaaagtCCCCATCGTCTAATAAGACGCATTATGTGTATACCCCTGCAAAAGATTTGGCTACCACTATTTTGATCCAAATCGTAGAGACTTTTGGGAAAGAATTATCATCACTTGCTCCTTTATTGAATACtctaatatttaaatattttaaaaaaatgatggaAAAAAGTAAATATCAACATGCAACATTTATGACCTCACTATTAAGACTATACAATGCTCTCTTCAGAAATTGCAAAGATTTTGTTTTAGACTCAACTTACACAtccaaatttattaaattatctaaagTTGTCTTTAATGATATCTATAATGACTTACAGGATTATCCTgttgattttatttctaCAATCATAGAATTATGGAAGATTCATTTCACACATGATGCATTTATCAAACAgcattcaaataatattacaaatggtttgtttgttaaatttataGAGGCAGAAATCGGAATCTATGGGTTTTCAAATGATTCGTCTCGTATATACACAGCGAGGGTTCTCtctgaaatattatttgattactatgcaaacaaaaaaattattactttGGATGAAGTTTGGGAATTTTATACAAGAGCATACGTAAATGCTGTTAGTCGTGATACAACAAGTGGTTGCTTTGaatcaattattaacttCATCGGATTATGTTTAATTGTTGATAAAAACTTTTTATCCGAAAGTAATTATATTCGTATCTTCACAGCCATTtgtgaaatatttaaatctgAAAATTTAATCGATATCCAAATGGATTCAATCTCAAGATCAATTAGATATTTAAGATACATGCACATGATTTTATTACCTAAATTAGGAGAATCATCTAAAATAATGACCCTTTTCAATTTACTTAACCCATCTACTTCGAATATCGATCCCGATGATTCAATTGCAAGTGTCTTTAATAATGACACATCCGATGACATGTCAATAAATGCGACAGTGGATACACAATGGCTAACAGTAGCTCAACTGGACTTATCTcgtattttaatatcttctttatcttcatcCTTCGGCCTAGAAGAACGTATAATTAGACAAATTAAAGATAGAATTGTCAATCTCTCTActaatgaaattttcaatatccGTGTCCATTCAAATGAACtgttaaaagaatttttgaCTCAGTTTCCTCAATATTTAAGTGAAACTATTTCAGACTCATTAGCGTTCTTAACTTCGgaatttaaaaagaaagataagTTTTCCTTCGCCAAAGCTCATGGGCATGCTTTAATAATCGCAAATGTAATGGAAATTGCTGATAAGGATTTTgtatcatttgaattaattatgAGAATTACCATATTCACTACTTCTTTCATAAAAACTCACACAACAACCACATCTGATGATATTTATTACAAAGGGATTTCATGCTGGGTGTTATTAGTTGGTCTAATGAGTTATTCAGATGaacaatatattatgaTGCAAACACAccaattgtttttattttggaaGGTTTTGTTATCTccttcttttatatataaaaatgaagatgaattaTATAGAAATTTGGAAATAAGAAATCACGCCTTAGCATGTATGTTaacttatttgaataatatcaaaatcgATGAAGAGACTGGAAAGCAAGTATCATATTTGTTAACTAAAtgttcaaattttaatcattcaatttcattaaaatcaaaaaaaattgataatgttCTTCTAATGAATGAAAACAGAATCCTTCAAGTATACGTGAAGATCCACCAATATGTGAAAGGTAACTTCAATAGTTCTTTGTTAATTCtgataatgaagaatttCTCCAATCCAAACATATATACAGAACAAACTGCTTCTTATATTGCCTCCTTTTATGATGATAGAAAATACCGTACAGTAGAAGAAGGAAAGGAAGAAATTCTTCAAGAGAATActgttaataatttattacgTCTTAATGATGGGTTTTCATTTGGTTTATCAAGTAAATTGACAGGCCTAGGCATTTCTAACAATAGCCTGCAACAAAAGAAGCATACAATATCTAATATCAGTGGCGGATGGCCATCTAAAGACTATTGTTGGTATTACCAATTTGAGGATGAAGTTTTAAGACCAATCTCACAAGTGTTATCATATGATCATCTGTCTATGATTTATGACACTCAATTTGATAGTGCGGACCCTGTTTATTCTCCAAAAGTTACCACATCTGTGATCGATTCATCTAtggatattttttctttcgTATTTCCATATTTGAACAGTTCCATTCAAACTTctgttattgaaaatttgaatCTAAGTATCTATTCAAAATCTGCTACTCCAATGAGACGTATTGCTATTGCTGCGAATGTTTGTGTTGCAATCCATAATACTCTACAAATATTCCAGAAACAAGAATTAGCTTTAGATGAACAGGCTGGAAAACTAATACTGgaatcaataaaaaaaattgaattttataatgATAGTTATATCACAAAACTGAAGGCAGATTCTAATGGTTTAATAATTGCAGCTGTGGTAAGAGGTCTTCCAGAAGAAGAGAAAGCTAATTTTGTGAGGTCGCAAACACACatgttaataaattcaGTTGCTGAAACTACCGAACCATACTTTAGAGTGTTTCATACGCTATCATTAGCtactatttttaaataCAATTCAAAATACACACAATTTGAACCAATCTTTGATGTTATAATGACCTTAATTAGAGATCCACATCCTGTTGTACACTCATGGGCTTTAAAATCTCTACATGttttattagaaaaacATCTAATGATTGATATAAGGACTTCAGTCgaaattataaaaactTTAGAAGAGCTTTTAACTGATCCATCTTATGGTTTATACGGTTGTTCAACACTTagatataattataatatggAATTCAATTCTCATATTGTAATATCTGAAATAATGAAAGCATTGACAGAAACTGTTGGCCCAAGTCTTCCAGAACTTAGTGAATCTGGGGCTTTATTGagtttcaaaaacattattattagttcAACAATATCTagtgatattattttccaaataatCAGCTCCCAAGtttatgaaaatattgCAACTTTTAAATTGGATAATATTTTAGCTGATCATATCTTCATTACATTATCAAAAAGCATCATCTTAAATGCTGTTAATATTGGTATCGGTTCGTCATATTCTAATTGTAAGTATACAAAGTGTTCTGAACTAGTTGCTAGTACGTCTAGTTTAAGGGCTGCAACTGAACAATTCCATATATTAGGTCAATTGTTCAAATTAcagaaaaaacaattatttataacaGATATGGAACATTTGAGTTGGATGTATCTATCAATATAtccaaaatcaaaatatgtCCAAGAGTATTTCTTTGAATGGTTAGCAAACTGTTATACTGATGATTCACACtggtttgaaaaattatatcttATGTTTGGAATTTCCAGGAAGAACGTTTTTCAACGTTTTTATAAAGCCTATGATACATTGCTGAGTAAGAAAGGAATGTTAATCacagaagaaaaagacctgaaaaatgaagatgaagattcAATTAATCAAAAGGAAAGAGATAATCAAAATCAGGAAGTGTACTCTGATAAAGTCCCATGGCAGACCCAAGAAgttatattgaaattaatggAATATGTTTTAAAGGAAGACCCAAAAAATGCAGTCTTGGCTCAAAATGTATCAAAACTAATAAACATTGCGTGCCAAGCGTCATCTATGTCTATTATATCAATCAAGAATTTGGGgttgaatatattgagtAATATTCTAAAACAATTCTCAGAAATTAGAGATTCTCAAAATCCTGATAAGTCAATCTTGGAGCAACAAGAAGCATCGATAACAAGTTCTTTAATGTCTGCCTTTAGTAATGGTGATTCACCAAGGACGATTGCGGTCGCAATTAATGTCGCCGCAGAATTCATAGCTTCCGATATTGTTCCTTTGGCTCATTTGACAAGAATTTCTAAGTTATTTGTTACATTGTTGAgcaattttaatgataaaggTTCTGTTTTGAAAATCGAAGATTGTGTAATCAAAACTCAAAAAGccaagaagaaaattgaattatcaGCTTTGAATGCTTGGGCTGGAATTGTGAAACATGCAATTATATCtgataataaagaattattgaactttattaattcatacagtgattttttaattccACTGTGGATCATATCTTTACGTGAATATGTGATGATAAAATATGGCAGAAATATGATTATCCAAtctgatgaagataattcaattgagGGTTTAATTGAAtctaaaaaaacaaaagtTGAATTATATGAACCGATCTGGCTGAATTTCGTTGAAGTCCTAGGTTTGCTAATGGAAAAAGATCAAGGTTTAATATTGAACTCtttgaatgaaaatgaaattgatagCTTTATGTTTGTTCTGTTAACACAATGTATTGAAAAGATTACTTCTAATTTCGATAACCATGCCATCAAAGGTCATATTTTACCAGTTATTCATAACATATTAAGATCTAACGTACCATTTGGTATTTTGTTTGAAGATTCGATCTATATCGAAGTGATCGGGATATTAGATAGATTAATTCTAACTGGTTCAACGGAAGAAAAAATAGCGATTGTTGATATTCTTAACGCTTTAATTCATGCTTATACGATTCGCAACACCTCGGAGGACGAGTTTTTACAAGgtattgataaattatacGAATTATTAAGGctgttattaaatattgtttctGACCTAGTTCctttcattaaattcaacaattttGAAGGCAATTCATCGAATTCagatatattatcaaaacAAGAAATAATACTATTGAAGAAGGCCTTCCATGTATTGGAATTAAATATTAGCCaatttgatgatatttttaaactGGATTTATATACGTGTTTACTGTTCATTATTGGAAGAATATTCGAATCTGAAGAGCACGATATATTAGTACCAACCGTTTTACCATTATTGAAGTTCATTTCTATGGACATTATAATGAATGGATTGAATATTGAGTTActacatatattttatgGTTCTGTAAAACCAATAATCTTTAATCAATTAAGCAAACAGAACACCATAGCAACAATTCTAATGTTAACTTCAGTAGGCTATCCAGGTTTCacagaaaaagaaactgattttattacaaataCCTTATTAGAAagtttaaaaatttcagaaaCTTCAGCAATTACGGCTCAGGGATTGAAAACTGTTATTAAAAACTGTTTTTCTAACAATGCTTCAAAAGTATTGACATTTAAAgtattgaagaaaattttaaacGATCTTGATTCTGTTGAACTCCAAAATGAGAGCTCAGTAATCTTTTCTTTGATATTTGAACTAACAAAGGCTATCAACAAGGACAATGATGCGAAACTAGTGCCTGCAATAGTGGTTTGTATTTCTTTTGCCATGTGGTATTACATGATATCTCCAGGAAACCATGAGGAAGCTAGCTCGGTGATTATTACAATTGCCAAGTTAAATCCTGAAAAGTTTAAGATCACTTTAGCATCTGCTTTTAATCAAGCTCAGAAAAAACTGATCGAAAAAATTGTCGAAGAATCTACATCTACTAAAAATGACTCAAGTAACTTAAAGAGTTCTGTAGAATTAAAGACGTTTACTTAG
- the PEX2 gene encoding ubiquitin-protein ligase peroxin 2 (similar to Saccharomyces cerevisiae PEX2 (YJL210W); ancestral locus Anc_1.124), translating to MAGNMRAAHFDALELRDSLDTWFKTQLGTDNREALLLADTLFFNATNQSHANGTTKNLFLSLTTEGAYSSSKRLLFLMDVVGHYVIKRLHSTMLTVTGWPSQIWRQAVKFYGLADLLNFLFFLNGATSISPLYTLCKVHITLSNAQLRPEYYQNSMLASVQLHNRQLLWNSVLELFSILLLNPWFNTRLRRAIKSSRTSPIENHGDNCMSCGLFPTNTHFTDCCSSLYCYACVLDTLDLQRCIVCHSNNFKALPYY from the coding sequence ATGGCTGGCAATATGCGTGCTGCCCACTTCGATGCATTAGAATTGAGAGACAGTCTGGACACTTGGTTCAAGACACAACTAGGGACGGACAATAGAGAAGCATTGTTGTTGGCTGATACTCTATTCTTTAACGCTACAAACCAGTCTCATGCCAACGGCACCACAAAGAACCTGTTTCTGAGTTTGACCACAGAGGGGGCCTATTCTTCCTCGAAAAGGTTGCTCTTCCTGATGGACGTTGTTGGTCACTATGTCATCAAGAGGTTACATTCCACAATGTTGACTGTCACAGGATGGCCGTCGCAGATATGGAGACAAGCAGTGAAGTTTTACGGACTTGcagatttattaaatttccTATTCTTTTTAAACGGTGCAACCTCGATCTCACCTCTCTATACACTATGCAAAGTGCACATTACGTTATCGAACGCACAACTGCGACCTGAATACTATCAGAACTCGATGTTGGCGTCAGTGCAATTGCATAACAGACAACTACTTTGGAACTCAGTCCTGGAGCTGTTCAGTATCCTATTACTCAACCCATGGTTCAACACTAGACTGAGAAGAGCCATCAAATCTTCAAGAACTTCTCCCATAGAGAACCATGGCGACAACTGCATGAGCTGTGGTCTGTTTCCAACAAATACACACTTTACAGACTGTTGCAGCTCGCTGTATTGCTATGCATGTGTCCTGGACACACTCGACTTGCAACGTTGTATTGTTTGCCATAGCAATAACTTCAAAGCCCTTCCGTACTACTAG
- the CBP1 gene encoding Cbp1p (similar to Saccharomyces cerevisiae CBP1 (YJL209W); ancestral locus Anc_1.125), whose product MRQIATAMVNNRMLNSIVLNTRKKCNIIAVRSVHTNNIKEEHMHLLSNISTIFMNNNDLRSQEIKSAMQKYWNLRDNQSYKIKDFSILKSIGMTQYIQFIGTWFHSSSILRMVFYRELIYHSKDSIDVCNHIVRSWEQNIDKNQHAGNKIFKTQFDVFNYCIDSSLGRKDIVIAYDLYILYYKLFPNEPLDERIAKTLVTTITYLNPRFDDIYLMKFLQLLNLYEERKIALKLNRYQISSLSNKTLANKDMILVNKIILEKLMKIDIEDSPDQATTVNDRLTIACNLIKYDYSIKNGAGVYRTWEEIRGMKVNINHIDSRIIYRVLEIASRNKKYRSLGVDIIKNLSPSVYCNDQLILPSIINFATRTKNLKLIEQIMKKINQKLHPDNFTLVLQSKRCLSTLLRMHLVFNDSDGVDNVLKQIKEIFKEPDEEHYQAIITHLVKENSKMGFQKALNLVYSVPVSKSLNSSSTIIDHLLQTSLFKNTGTMNNHVLNIISKLISRAHEADIHHNHSFWETIASIYIKNILKAYSLNTKKLTTDLDNLNQIDMLGLAKLIYQNSSQMKKKNWDDISFNPFASLSPTDIKLKITKKNREVILKNISLVASRYERFDICHWCSSELYIHGMTQEDLKLELNLTINKKFREKNLITTKNTKRL is encoded by the coding sequence ATGAGACAAATAGCTACTGCTATGGTCAACAACCGGATGCTGAATTCCATAGTACTTAACACAAGGAAGAAATGCAATATTATTGCTGTCAGATCTGTTcatacaaataatatcaaagaGGAGCATATGCATCTACTTTCCAATATTTCAACCATTtttatgaataataatgacCTTCGATCGCAAGAGATCAAATCTGCAATGCAAAAATATTGGAATTTAAGAGATAATCAaagttataaaataaaagatttCTCCATTTTAAAGTCAATTGGAATGACACagtatattcaatttatcgGCACCTGGTTTCACAGTTCCTCAATATTAAGAATGGTATTCTATAGAGAACTTATATACCATAGTAAAGATTCTATTGACGTTTGTAACCATATAGTACGAAGCTGGGAACAAAATATAGATAAAAACCAACACGCAGgcaacaaaatatttaagaCGCAATTTGatgttttcaattattgTATAGATTCTTCATTAGGGAGGAAAGATATCGTCATCGCTTATGACCTGTACATACTGTActataaattatttccaAATGAACCATTAGATGAAAGAATAGCAAAAACATTGGTCACTACAATTACGTATTTGAATCCCAGGTTTGACGACATctatttaatgaaatttctaCAACTTTTGAACCTGTACGAGGAAAGGAAAATTGCATTGAAACTAAACCGATATCAGATATCATCATTGAGCAATAAGACACTAGCGAATAAAGATATGATacttgtaaataaaataatattagagAAGCTAATgaaaattgatattgaGGATTCTCCGGATCAAGCAACTACAGTGAACGACAGATTAACAATTGCGTGTAATTTAATCAAGTATGactattcaataaaaaatgggGCTGGTGTCTACAGAACATGGGAAGAAATACGAGGCATGAAAGTTAATATCAATCACATAGACtcaagaattatttatagaGTTTTAGAAATCGCAtcaagaaataaaaaatatcgaTCGTTGGGTGTggatattataaaaaatctGTCTCCTTCCGTGTATTGTAATgatcaattgattttaccttcaataatcaattttGCAACAAGAACtaagaatttgaaattgattgaaCAAATTATGAAGAAGattaatcaaaaattgcATCCCGATAATTTCACTTTAGTTTTACAATCAAAAAGATGTTTATCTACACTTTTAAGAATGCATTTAGTTTTCAATGATTCAGACGGTGTTGATAATGTCTTGAAGCAAATCAAGGAAATATTCAAGGAACCAGATGAAGAACATTATCAAGCTATCATTACACACTTAGTCAAAGAGAACAGTAAGATGGGATTTCAAAAAGCATTGAATCTAGTCTATTCAGTGCcagtttcaaaatcattaaacTCGTCTTCAACTATTATAGACCATTTATTGCAGACtagtttatttaaaaacacAGGTACAATGAATAATCATGTACTGAAcataatttcaaaactaATATCAAGAGCTCACGAAGCCGATATTCATCATAACCATTCATTCTGGGAAACCATTGCATCTATATACATTAAGAATATTCTTAAAGcatattcattaaatacaaaaaaattaaccACTGATTTAGATAATCTTAATCAAATTGATATGCTTGGTTTGGCAAaactaatttatcaaaactCTTcacaaatgaaaaaaaagaacTGGGATGATATATCATTTAACCCTTTTGCTAGTCTATCTCCAACAGATATTAAACTAAAAATTACTAAAAAAAATCGTGAagtaatattaaagaacATTTCACTAGTTGCCAGTCGTTATGAGAGGTTTGATATTTGTCATTGGTGTTCCAGCGAGTTGTATATACATGGCATGACACAAGAGgatttaaaattagagTTAAATTTGactataaataaaaaattccgtgaaaagaatttaatcACTACAAAAAATACCAAAAGGCTATGa
- the DIC1 gene encoding Dic1p (similar to Saccharomyces cerevisiae DIC1 (YLR348C); ancestral locus Anc_1.123): MPEKYPWWYGGCGGLVATFCTHPLDLTKVRLQTAPLGVDGRKPNMLRMMASVDGRKPNMLRMMASVFRNEGLVGLYSGLSAAVLRQCTYTTARFGCYDLLKEHVIPQNQLNNIWYLLPSSMLSGAIGGLVGNPADVVNIRMQNDTSLPVAKRRNYRNALDGLYRIVLVEQNGGVRRLYAGWQPNLMRGVLMTASQVVTYDLFKNYLVSTLHMAPSEKKTHFTASLMAGLVATTVCSPADVMKTRIMNSHKHHEPVLASLLAEIRNEGIGFIFRGWVPSFVRLAPFTVLIFLTVEQLKKHRVGMPSRDTATTAPTTD; encoded by the coding sequence ATGCCTGAGAAATATCCATGGTGGTACGGTGGGTGCGGTGGCCTGGTGGCCACCTTCTGCACCCACCCTCTGGACTTGACAAAAGTCCGTTTGCAGACTGCTCCGCTAGGCGTCGATGGACGCAAGCCAAACATGCTGCGCATGATGGCCAGCGTCGATGGACGCAAGCCAAACATGCTGCGCATGATGGCCAGCGTCTTCCGCAACGAAGGTCTCGTGGGTCTGTACAGCGGCCTGTCGGCGGCCGTGCTGCGTCAATGCACGTACACCACGGCACGGTTCGGGTGCTACGACCTGCTGAAGGAGCACGTCATCCCGCAGAACCAACTGAATAACATATGGTACCTGTTGCCATCGTCCATGTTGAGCGGCGCCATTGGTGGGCTGGTTGGAAACCCGGCAGACGTGGTCAATATCCGAATGCAGAACGACACCTCGCTGCCAGTGGCCAAGCGCCGTAACTACCGCAACGCCCTCGACGGGCTTTACCGCATCGTCCTCGTGGAGCAGAACGGAGGTGTGCGCCGGCTGTACGCCGGATGGCAGCCAAATCTAATGCGAGGCGTCCTGATGACCGCCTCGCAAGTGGTCACATACGACCTTTTCAAGAACTACCTGGTCTCCACCCTGCACATGGCCCCCTCGGAGAAGAAGACACATTTCACAGCTAGCCTGATGGCAGGCCTCGTCGCCACCACCGTCTGCTCGCCAGCAGATGTCATGAAAACACGTATAATGAACAGCCACAAGCATCACGAACCGGTCCTTGCTTCTTTGCTAGCAGAGATCAGGAACGAAGGAATAGGCTTCATCTTCAGAGGCTGGGTCCCATCGTTCGTGCGTCTGGCACCTTTCACTGTCCTCATCTTCTTGACAGTGgaacaattgaagaaacaTCGCGTGGGCATGCCGTCACGTGACACGGCCACCACCGCCCCTACCACCGACTAA
- the NUC1 gene encoding ribonuclease (similar to Saccharomyces cerevisiae NUC1 (YJL208C); ancestral locus Anc_1.126): MSYKNIFTGLAGIGLGGSAATYFFGNTKASTTTQVGNVPAVSTGKGKPSGTFSAVGSDLNPAGFYKYGFPAPIHDLDTKEQYISCYNRQTRNPYWVIEHITPDSLSKRNSDRKYSVFTENELIPEMFRAKLSDYFRSGYDRGHQVPAADAKYSQNVMNDTFVLTNICPQVGEGFNRDYWAHFEYFCRSLTKEYSSVRIMTGPLYLPKKDPIDGKFKISYEVIGNPPAVAVPTHFFKLIVAETPMKNPKSSSVSVAAFVLPNDKIPNETKLTDFEVPVNALERSTGLELLKLLPENRRKKLCEEVNCQIVVREFNNANNNSKAPLALPPPKTN; the protein is encoded by the coding sequence ATGagttataaaaatatatttacagGTTTAGCAGGTATTGGGCTGGGTGGTAGCGCAGcaacatatttttttggcAATACCAAGGCTAGTACAACCACTCAGGTTGGAAATGTTCCTGCCGTGAGTACTGGAAAAGGTAAGCCTTCAGGGACCTTTTCAGCTGTTGGTTCTGATCTCAACCCTGCTggattttataaatatggGTTCCCAGCTCCAATTCATGATCTAGATACAAAAGAGCAATACATCTCTTGTTACAATAGGCAAACAAGAAATCCATATTGGGTTATTGAACATATAACACCGGACTCATTATCCAAAAGGAACTCCGACAGAAAATACTCAGTATTTACTGAAAACGAATTGATACCAGAAATGTTTAGAGCTAAGTTGTCAGATTATTTTAGATCTGGATATGACCGTGGCCACCAAGTACCTGCTGCTGATGCCAAATACTCCCAAAATGTTATGAATGATACTTTTGTATTGACTAATATCTGCCCTCAAGTAGGCGAAGGGTTTAATAGGGATTATTGGGctcattttgaatatttttgtagAAGTTTAACGAAGGAATATTCAAGTGTTCGTATCATGACTGGTCCATTATATTTACCAAAAAAGGATCCTATTGATGGTAAGTTCAAGATTTCTTATGAAGTTATTGGTAACCCACCCGCTGTTGCAGTGCCCACCCACTTTTTTAAGTTAATTGTTGCTGAAACTCCAATGAAAAATCCTAAATCTAGCTCCGTTTCAGTCGCAGCTTTTGTGTTACCTAATGATAAAATTCCTAACGAAACAAAATTAACTGATTTCGAAGTCCCAGTGAATGCTTTGGAAAGAAGTACTGGTTTAGAATTACTAAAATTACTTCCAGAAAATCGTAGGAAGAAATTATGTGAAGAAGTTAACTGCCAAATTGTTGTTAGAGAATTTAACAATGCAAATAACAATTCAAAGGCACCTTTAGCATTACCTCCTCCAAAGAccaattaa